TTACGGCCTCGGAGCGACCAAGGGTGCGATCCGGGTCGGCGCCGACGCCGACATCGCACTGGTCGACATGGGTCACACGTGGACGGTGCGGGCCGAGGACTCCGAGTCGACCCAGGAGTACACGCCCTTCGAGGGTGCCGAGCTCACCGCGAAGGTGACCGACACGTTCGTCCGCGGACGCCAGGTCCTCACCGACGGCGTGATCACCGCGACGAGCGGCGGGCGCTACCTCGCACGGCCGAGCGCCTGATCGTGCCTCGGTCAGCCGGCCCAGCCGAAGCGGCGGGAGAGGACGCCCGCCGTCTCGAGCAGCGCCTCGCGGCACGCGTCGACCTCGCGCTCGAAGCGCTCGGCAGGACCGCACACGCTGAGAACGGCGACCGGGCGTCCGTCGCTGCCCCGCACAGGGGCGGCGACGGACGCCGCTCCGTCCATCCGCTCGCCGTGCGAGTGTGCCCAACCCTGGCGACGAACCTCGGCGAGGTCTGCGCGGAGGGCCTCGGCGTCGACGACCGTGCTGGCCGTGACGGCGTCGAGCGGCGTCTCCTCGAGGTAGGCGTTGACCTCCTCGTCGGGCAGGAATGCCAGGAAGGCCCGCGACGAGGCGCCCGCGTGCAGGGGGTAGGGCTCGCCGATGGTGACCGACATGATGACCTCGCGGTCGGGCGTGACCTGGTCGACGTAGATCCGGCTGTGGTCGCCGAGGAGCACCGACAGCGTCGCGGTCTCGTCGGTGCGCTCGGACAGGTCCTCGAGGAAGGGTCGGCCGACGCGGCGGACGTCGATGCGGTCGAGGTACGTGAGGCCGAGCCGCATGGCGGCGACGCCGAGCGAGTAGCGCCGCGAGCGCTCGTCGAGGTCGACCAGCCCGCGGCTGCGCAGCGACGCGAGGACGCGGTGGACGGCGGCCTTGGACAGGTCGAGGGCGTCGGCGATCTCCGTGACCCCGAGGTCCGGACCAGGACGGTCGGCGAAGAGCAGCAGGATGTCCGCCGCGCGCTCGACCGTCGCGATCGTGGCGCTGCTGCTCGTGGCGCCGTTGTCCGACGTCTTGGTCCTCGGCGGCATCAGGCGGCTCCTTGTGCATCGAACGGGTCGGGAGGCCCCGACCCGGGCGGATCTGTTCTCTCACGAAGTCTGCAGCAGTTGCAAGGCGCATGCGGCTTGACCTGCCGGGACGACGTCGAGCTCGCTCGCACCACATCAGTTTCGTGGACGCGAGCCTACCTATCGCGGAACACTGTTCCGAAACGGCCCTCCTTCAAAAACTGCCCACGTACGAGGTGCTCACCGTGACACTGACAGCTTTCGGCGCTTCCCTGAACATCGCCAACGGCGTCCGCGAGTTCGCTCGCGCCACCCCCGACGCGACCGCCGTCCTCGACGGCAACCGCTCCCTGACCTACCGCGACCTCGGCGAGCGTGCCGCCCGCTGGGCGAACGCGCTCATCGA
Above is a genomic segment from Mumia sp. Pv4-285 containing:
- a CDS encoding IclR family transcriptional regulator, with translation MPPRTKTSDNGATSSSATIATVERAADILLLFADRPGPDLGVTEIADALDLSKAAVHRVLASLRSRGLVDLDERSRRYSLGVAAMRLGLTYLDRIDVRRVGRPFLEDLSERTDETATLSVLLGDHSRIYVDQVTPDREVIMSVTIGEPYPLHAGASSRAFLAFLPDEEVNAYLEETPLDAVTASTVVDAEALRADLAEVRRQGWAHSHGERMDGAASVAAPVRGSDGRPVAVLSVCGPAERFEREVDACREALLETAGVLSRRFGWAG